The Dermacentor silvarum isolate Dsil-2018 chromosome 3, BIME_Dsil_1.4, whole genome shotgun sequence region TCGTGCATGATGACGTAGCGCATGTCTTGGGAGACGTTAAGAAAAGAGACAAACGTTTAGCAGAGGGTGGACTGAAGGGTCCTCAAGAAGACACGAGACAACACTTCGATGACCTGGCACTCAAGAACAGCCATGACTTTCGAGATGAGGGTGCGTCTCATCTTCATCCTGCTGAGATGCCAAATGAAAATGTGAATAAAATTCAAGATACCGATGTAATTGCAGAAGATGGAAGCATGGCCGACAATAAAGAAAATGTTCCCATGATATTGCCAGACGAGCATCATCTCTTTAAGCAGCCAGAAATATCTTCAGTTGAAGGAAATGAAGGCACGGGAGTTGCGAGAGAAAGTAACGATGAACTAGAAATAGACAATTCTGAACAAGGCATTACCCAGCAGTCTTTAGCGGCGCACACTGTTCCCGAGGAAAACTCACTCTCGTCTTCAATAAAAGCCAGCATGCTGAAAGACGTCATCGCACTAAACAGGACTGATGACGCAACCAGTTTTGACGATGTATCACTTCAGGACGACAACGACCAAGGATTCGAGTCGCTTCCTTGTGACCAAACACTTGACCCGGAAGATTTGAATGAGGAGCAACACGTGAAGGACGAACTGGACAATGCCGAAAAACTCCTGCCCGCGGGCGATGATGATAACATAGGTGCGGATAAATTGACCGCTTTATTGGATGAACTTGCTGAGCATGAGAAAGCCACACCCGTTAGCCTCCAATATGACACCGGAGTACAGACTACGCCGACTGACGTCACTGACCAAAACAATGAGCCCGTTTTCGAGCCCAAGCTTCGAAGCTTAGCTAGCAACGACGACAGTGACAAGGAGGGAAGCGCACAAAAATGTGCTCACGGAATTCGATCAGACGAAAACGTGCATCCCGCGCCCTCGATGAGCTCTGATAATGAAGAACAAATAGTGCTAAGCGTACAAATAACAGGAAGCAAATCAGGTGAGAGTGGTTCTGCAGTTCCTGACGAACACAAAGTTACTGAGATTGCAGGCCACAAAAGAGATTGTGAAGGCATTTCAGACGCTGGCATAGAGAAGAACACAAGCAAAATATCCGAATATTATATTGACCTTCATAGTGTCGACACATCGGGGTGGCCGAAAAGCTTACAGGAGAAGGAGGAAGAAAAAGCCAGCGAGCAAATTGTAAAGTCAGATAAGTACGAGAACGAGCATTCTGCGAACCAGGCTACCGGCGTCAACAACAAAATCGGCATTGAGAACGCTCAGACCTCGGAAAAAGAGTCAGTAGACATTGCAGTGGCTACTGAGGCTAGTGTACGAGATGAAAGAGATGAAGAGTTTGCAATGGAAAAGCCCGTTAACAAAAGCAGCAAGGACAACGAGATTGCTGaagtgaagacagaaaatttgATGGGTGAATCGTCAGAGACTGCTGCGCACAATGAAGCGAGTGTGCAATGTGAAACATCAGAAGGGTTTCCGAGCAACGAATCTGTGAAGAAGAGCACCAATGATAACGAACTCGTCAAACTGGAGTTAGAGTCATCAGAAACCAAGTTGCGAAAGATTGAAGTGCGTGATGAAGAAAGCATGCAAAACGAGTTTGCAATGGAAAAGCCTGTTAACAAAAGCAGCACTGACAACGAGATTCCTGaagtgaagacagaaaatttgATGGGTGAATCGTCAGAGACTGCTGCGCACAATGAAGCGAGTGTGCAATGTGAAACATCAGAAGGGTTTCCGAGCAATGAATCTGTGAAGGAGAGCACCAATGACAACGAACTCGTCAAAATGGAGTCAGAGCCATCAGAAACCAAGTTGCGAAAGATTGAAGTGCGTGATGAAGAAAGCATGCAAAACGAAACGTCGGAAGAAGTTGCCTGCGGACCAACTGCACATCCGAGCTCGAGTGACATTGGCGTCCCCAAACTGGAGAGAGAGTCTTTCATAGGCGAGATTTCAGAGCTCGCATCTACTGAAGCCAGCGTGCCAAATGAAACGTCTGAGGAATCTGAAAGTGAAGCGCCTATAAACCGGAGCACTAACGACGAGGTCACCGTAGTGAAGGCTGAGACACCAGTCAGCGAAATTTCAGAGACAGCAACGTCTAACGAAGCAGGCGTACAAAATGAAACATTTGAGGATTTTGCAAGCGAAGAGCCTGTCAGCCAGAGCACTGGTAAAATAAGGGAAGAGACCTCTACAGAACAACTGGCATTCACTGAAGCGAGAGCGCAAAGTAATAAATATGATCAATTTGCAAACCAACGATATCCGAGTCACATCACCGACGACAAGCATGACAATAATGTGAATGCGGATGCGTCACTGAGCGAATTTCCACAGATAGCAGTGATCGATGAATTAAATGTGCAAAGCAAAACGTCTGATGTACTTGGAAGCGAAGAATCTGTGAACCAGAGCAACGCTAATATCGAGGTCATCAAAGTTAAGGCAGAGGCATCTATAAATGAACTGCCGAAAGTTGTAATTCCTAACGAAGTGAGTGCGCAAAATACTCCTGAAGAGTTTGCGAGCGGAGAAACTGCGTGCCCGACCACAAGTGACAGTGATGTCCCCAAAGTGAAGGCAGAGGTGTCAAATAGTGAGGATCCAAAAAACGTAGTGTCTACTGAAGAAAGCGAGCGAATTGAAACGATGGAAGAGTCTGCAAGTGAAGTGTCTGTGAACGAGAACATGAACAAAATGATTACCAGAGTGGAGCCAGACGCACCTGTAAGCGAGTTTCCAGAGACATCATTGTCCAGTGAATTGAGCGCGGAAAGAAAAACATCTGATGAATTTACAAGCGAAGAACCTGTGAATCTTGGTACCAATAACAACGAGGTGACCAAAGTGAATGCACAGGCCTCTGTAAGTGAGATGACAGAAATCTTAGTTTCTAATGAAGAGAGAGTGTACAGTACATCTGAAGAGTTTGCAAGCGAAGGAACTGCGCACCCGAACACGAGTGACATTGCGATCACCAAAGTAAAGGCAGGGACATCATTTGGCGAGGTTCCTGAGATCGTAGTGTATGATGAAGCGAGTGTGCGAAATGAAGCTTCTGAAGAGCCCGCAAGCGAAGCGCCTATGAACCTGAGCACAAACGAAGAGACCAGAGTGGAGTCAGATGCATCTGTAAGCGATATGCCAGAGATAGCAGTGTTCAATGAAAACAGCGCGGAAAATAAAACATCTGGACAATTAGCATGTGAGGAATACGGGAAACagaacgacaacgacgacgagaACACCAAAGTGAAGATAGTTACGTCAGTGAGTGAGTTGCATGAGATCATAGCCTCTAATGAAACGACTGACCAAAGTAAGAAATCTGGTGAGTTTGCAAGCGGAGAAGCTGCGCGCCACAGCGCCAGTGACGTCGCCAACACCGAAGCGAAGGAAGGGGCATCAACAAGCGAAGTTTCACAGACCACAATCGCTGATGAAGCGAGCATGCAAAGTGAAAGATCTACGAAGTTTGGAAACGAAGCGCATGTGAGTGAAACCACCAATGAAAACATCGCGGAAGCAAAGGCAGATACTTCAACCGAGTTGCCGAAAATCATATTATCTAATGAAGCGAGCGTCCGAAATAAGCCTACCGAAGGCTTTATAAGCGAAGAGCCTGTCAACCAGGGCAGCAATAACGAAGAAATCGCCAAAGCGGATGAAGAGGAAGTGGGAAGTGAATCGACAGAGACCATAGTCCCTAATGAAGCGAGTGTGCAAGTTGTGGGTGTAGAAACTGAGTTCCAGATCATCAGTGATTATGAGGCCACGAAAGGGCCGGCTGAGACATCAACAAGTGTGGTTCCAGAGAACATAGTGTCTGGCGAGGCGAGCCTATTAAGTCAAACTCCTGAAAAGTTTGAAAATGAGGCGCTTGGGAACGATAGCCCACGTGACAACGCTATCCCGGAAGTGAAGTCAGAGGCTTCAGCTAGCGAGCTGCCATTTAATGAAGCTTCCGTGCAGAGCATAGCGTCTGAAGAATTCGCAAACGGAGAAAGTACGCAGGAAACTAATGGTGTCGTTGAGGTCGCCACATTGAAGGCAGATGTGCCAATAAGCGAAGTGCCAGAGATCGCAGTGTCTAATGAAGTGATTCTACCAAAGAAATCACATGAAGAGCTGAAAAACAATGCTACAGTGAACGAAAGCACCAATGATAACGAGGTCACTGAAGTGATGGCCGGTGCATCGGTAATCGAGTTGCCAGAGGAGACAGTGCCAAATGAAGCGAGCATAGGAAATGAAATATCAGACGAGCTTACAAGCAATGAAAATGTGCACCAAAGCAACAGTGATAAAGGGAACGGCGAACTGAGACCAGATACAGCTAAGTGACCCGCCAGAGATCGCAGAGCCTGATAAAGCGAACAAACAAATATCCGAAGAACTTGCTGGCGAAGGATCTGTGACGCGAAATATCGATGACAATGATACCACCGAAGTGACGCCTGGGACCTCGGTAAGCAAGTCTCCTGAATTTGATGGAACAAGAAAACATTCTGAATGTGAGGTCTCTTCAGACACCTCAGATACTTGCCTGGAGCGCATAACAAACGACAATACAGAAGAGTACATCGCCGCGGGTGGCACCGCTGCGCAGGGACAACAGGAAGCGGCGTTCGAATGTACGAGCTTGCCAAGTAACATGACGAAAACGTTCGCAAATGCGGATTCTCATGATGAGATGACTGAGGACAACGAAACCGCCAGCACAAGCGCAGAGAGCGCGGACAGCGAACTGCTGGGGATTGCACGCTCCGGTGAACCGATCGAAGGTGGCAGCATTGAAGAGGTTCACGAAGTTATGGAAGACGTCACTGGGAACAGCCTAGGAAACGTTACAAAGGAATGTATAGAAATCAATGATTTACACCGTGCACATGCGCTGGAGGAAGAACGGCACCGGAGTCAGGAAGAGAGCGTACACGACAGTACACATGAAAAGTTTGAAAAGCAGAAGTCTGTATATCAATTCGTTGAGGATGAGAAGAACGCCAGTCAAGATAATATCTCAGAAGACAGTGCACTCAAGGGTGCCCCTGCAGAATCTGCACAGCTTGGAAAAGACATTAAAGGCACTTCGCATATTATTCTAGAAGACTCAGCTGATGGCGACTCGGGGGCTTCTAATAGCGAACGGAGCAAGCGTACGTCGGAGCCTATGAAAAATTCATGCGAAGGAACGGATGGGAACACTGAAGCACTAGCACAAGCTGCAGACAAAGAGCTTGGTAACGTTATCCTCGACAGTAAAGAACGTTTGATGCTCACAACCACTGGGTCAAAATTACAGGAAAGCGAACTGCTTTACCATGAAATTTCGACTTCTCAAGAAGTCGTCGATGCCAAGGAGCCCAGAACAACTGAAGCGTATAATGCCAACATTGCCGGTATTTCACTGAACTCTTCTTTAGAACAAGAAAACCGGGACAACAGGTCGTCGTTGCTGGCGTATGCAGAAGAGATTGTGTCAACCGTTCTGACAAAGTGCGTCACATACCTCGGAGAAAACGACGAGGCATTTAGGAGAGCAGAGCTGGTGGGAAGAAAT contains the following coding sequences:
- the LOC119445921 gene encoding uncharacterized protein LOC119445921 yields the protein MHFLKNTEALTQNMLMCFTGNEEYTKQTLKTVSSILSDSPRRKNIVHDDVAHVLGDVKKRDKRLAEGGLKGPQEDTRQHFDDLALKNSHDFRDEGASHLHPAEMPNENVNKIQDTDVIAEDGSMADNKENVPMILPDEHHLFKQPEISSVEGNEGTGVARESNDELEIDNSEQGITQQSLAAHTVPEENSLSSSIKASMLKDVIALNRTDDATSFDDVSLQDDNDQGFESLPCDQTLDPEDLNEEQHVKDELDNAEKLLPAGDDDNIGADKLTALLDELAEHEKATPVSLQYDTGVQTTPTDVTDQNNEPVFEPKLRSLASNDDSDKEGSAQKCAHGIRSDENVHPAPSMSSDNEEQIVLSVQITGSKSGESGSAVPDEHKVTEIAGHKRDCEGISDAGIEKNTSKISEYYIDLHSVDTSGWPKSLQEKEEEKASEQIVKSDKYENEHSANQATGVNNKIGIENAQTSEKESVDIAVATEASVRDERDEEFAMEKPVNKSSKDNEIAEVKTENLMGESSETAAHNEASVQCETSEGFPSNESVKKSTNDNELVKLELESSETKLRKIEVRDEESMQNEFAMEKPVNKSSTDNEIPEVKTENLMGESSETAAHNEASVQCETSEGFPSNESVKESTNDNELVKMESEPSETKLRKIEVRDEESMQNETSEEVACGPTAHPSSSDIGVPKLERESFIGEISELASTEASVPNETSEESESEAPINRSTNDEVTVVKAETPVSEISETATSNEAGVQNETFEDFASEEPVSQSTGKIREETSTEQLAFTEARAQSNKYDQFANQRYPSHITDDKHDNNVNADASLSEFPQIAVIDELNVQSKTSDVLGSEESVNQSNANIEVIKVKAEASINELPKVVIPNEVSAQNTPEEFASGETACPTTSDSDVPKVKAEVSNSEDPKNVVSTEESERIETMEESASEVSVNENMNKMITRVEPDAPVSEFPETSLSSELSAERKTSDEFTSEEPVNLGTNNNEVTKVNAQASVSEMTEILVSNEERVYSTSEEFASEGTAHPNTSDIAITKVKAGTSFGEVPEIVVYDEASVRNEASEEPASEAPMNLSTNEETRVESDASVSDMPEIAVFNENSAENKTSGQLACEEYGKQNDNDDENTKVKIVTSVSELHEIIASNETTDQSKKSGEFASGEAARHSASDVANTEAKEGASTSEVSQTTIADEASMQSERSTKFGNEAHVSETTNENIAEAKADTSTELPKIILSNEASVRNKPTEGFISEEPVNQGSNNEEIAKADEEEVGSESTETIVPNEASVQVVGVETEFQIISDYEATKGPAETSTSVVPENIVSGEASLLSQTPEKFENEALGNDSPRDNAIPEVKSEASASELPFNEASVQSIASEEFANGESTQETNGVVEVATLKADVPISEVPEIAVSNEVILPKKSHEELKNNATVNESTNDNEVTEVMAGASVIELPEETVPNEASIGNEISDELTSNENVHQSNSDKGNGELRPDTAK